In Acidobacteriota bacterium, the genomic window CGCGAGCACGAGATCCCAGGCGGCAGCAAAGATTGCCTCGTCCCCTTGCGCCTGCCAGAACTCCACGTCGAAGCGGCGGTCGGGAAAACTGCCCCGAACCACGCGCGTTTTCCAATCGGAAGTTTGGGCAGCAGCCATGGGGATCTGTGCGGCTAGTACAAATGGAAGTTGACTTCGATCTGGGCAACGACGGCGATGGGTTTGCCGTGCTTGTCGCGCGCGGGCTGGAATCGCCAGCGGAGCACCGCCTGCAAGGCCTTCTGGTCGAGGCCCAGGCCCAGCGGTTGCACAACCTTGGGATCGCTCACACGTCCATCGGAGCCAATCACCACCGACAGCACGCAGGTGCCCTGGAAGCGGGCCTTGCGCGCGGCGTCGGTGTACTCCGGGTCGGGTTCGTAAATGCCCACCGGCGCAGAGGCGGCCACTGATCCCGCCTCCACGCAATCCGGACCGGTGCAGGTGCCTCCGGCCGAGCCGCGGCCCATGCCGCCCGGGCCGCCATTCACGCCACCACCCGAACCGGGCGGCCCGGAAATCGGGCCCAGCGAACCGAACGAGGGCAGCGATTGCGCCATCACCGGCGCCAGCAGCGTGGGCGTGATGTTGACCGGGTTGGGATGCGGCGTCTGAACCTTCTTGGGTGCATTCAAGACCGGCGCGCCGCCGCCGGAAAGCCGGATCATCCGGACCGGAACCGCCTTTACCGGCTCGAGCGCGGAGGGGAGATAAATCGATTGCACCGTCAGCGCCTTCTCCACCTTGGCGCGCACGGGCCGCCAGAAGGGTAGCAGGACAATGACGATGACCGCGACGTGAATGCCCAGCGATTTGAGCCGGCTGGAGAGCGGCTGCGGCGGCGACCAAATGTCCTTAACCGGAATCGGCTTCGACTCCAGCACCAACTCCGGAGCCTTGGGCGGACGGATGGTCTCCTTGATACGCGCCCAGAACTCCTTGAGAGCCGATTCCTGCTCCAGGTGAAAGATTTCGTCAGAAGGCCCGTTGGCGGGCGCGTTGCGCTGGTCGGCCATGCAACTTGATCCTTTGGACAGCCGGTGTGGACTGCCTTCCCACTGCTTTATACGAAGGATATCATGTTGGCGTTGCGCGAAATGAGAATTCGCCCTGGAAGTGGGTTATCGGCCGGTCGGTCTGTGCGGCATAAAGTGGCGAGCCGCTAGAACAGCCGGAAATTCACTTCAATATCGGCCAAAACCCGCACTGGGCGGCCGTTTTTCATGGCCGGACGAAAGCGCCAAAGTGTAACCGCTTGCACCGCTTTCTGGTCCAGCCCGAGGCCCACCCGGCGAATCACCTTGGGATCGTGCACGTGGCCGTCGGTGCCAATGATGACCGCCACGATTACCGTACCCTGAAATTTTGCGCGGCGGGCGGCGTCAGAGTACTCCGGGTTGGGCTCATAAATCGGAATAGGTTCGCTCACATCGCCGCCCGGCTCACACAGGCCACTCACGCAGTCACCTCCGCCGGAAGGGCTGTTGCCCGGCCCGCCCGGGCCGGCGCCACTGTGGCCGAAGCTCGTGCCCGGAGGCCCGGCAACGGGGCCGAGATTGCCGAACGCCGGCAGTGGCACATTGGCCTCCGCCGTCGCCGGCATGAGCTGCAACGGCGCCGACACCGGCTGCGCCTGCGCATCCACCGCCTGCAGGGTCGGGGGCGCCGGCAAGTGCACCGGCGTGCCGCCGCCCGCCAGGCGGTGCATTTTCGGCAGCGATCCCCCGGGCGCGAAGAGAGTGGGAATCAGCTCCGCCTGCTCCTGCTTTTGCACGGGCAGGTGAACGGCGTGCCAGATGGGCAACAGGATGACAGCGATCACCGCAACATGAATCGCTACCGAGATGATGCGCTGCCGCGTGCGCTGCTCATGACTCCAGATGTCTTTGACAGGAATCGGCTTCGACTCAAGCTGCAGTTCCGGCCGTGGAGTGGGATGCATCCACTCCCGCACCTCCTCGACGAGCTGCCGCCAGAAGGGCTGATCGGGGGACGATTCATAATCGGCAAACAGAGCCATCCCGCCCTCGCTCCCTATTGCTGAGACTGCTCCCAGGGGGGGAAGGTTGCGCAGAACCTTGCCAGCGCAGCTCATAACGGAGCTGGCGCGTAGAGGCTGCAGGCGCCAGTGGCGCGTTCGCGCGCATTGGGACGTCGGCTCTTAGTCTAACTTCACCCAAGCCGCCCAGCAACGCGACCTCGCCCCCCTCCTGATCGCCTCCTCCGCTCCCGCTAAGCAAACCACCGACTTTTTCGATGCCATCACCCGCGCACGCCAGCGTCTTCCCTTGATTTTCTGATCTCCGCAAAAGTTGCGGGCTGTGCTTATAAGACGGGAGCGCGCGGTGCGGGCCGCGCGCCCCGCTGAGGCGGGCAGGTATCAGGTCAGATTATCGTTCAGGTTCCCTCCGGAATCGCCATTAAAGACCTTAAACAAGGCGGCGACCAATGCCTCCTGGCCGCTCCGATAGAGCCAAAACTGGGTGTGCCGGTTCCTCCATCCGCTCACGATGGCCATCAGCGGCTTGGGTGACCGCGCTTGCTCGGAAGTCGCGATGTTTCGAGCGACCTTCAAATCTTTCCTGCTCGGTTCGGAAGAGCCTAAAGGATGTGTGTGCCAGTCGCCGAGGTATCCCCAATAGCGCCCCGATCGCTCATACGCGAGCGCTACCTGTTTGTCGTCGAACTCGTAATCAGGTACGAAGCTGAAAAGCCGATGGGCCGCGCGCGGGCCTGGGCGAGTTGCGGCCATCACAGCAGCGCTACCATCGTCGTTCCAGTAACCCAACAATAGACCGCCAGCTTCAAACGGACAAAATTGAGCTGCCACTTCCAACATCACTCCCTGAGCGGCGAATTCTAACCACACCGAACTCAATGGCTCCGGCATTCAGGATGCCTTTCGAGGGAGCCAACAGTCCAGGATGGCGCGCAGAGCGCGCCTTTTGGCGTTCGCAGCGTGAGCGTGCCGACATCCCAGTTGGTGGCAGGATAGCCGCCGGGACAATTCTCTAGAAGCGTGGAAACGGCCAAGCGTATGCCCGCTAGGGATACCTCCTGCACGTCGAAGGCTGCTGCGGTAAAGGTTGGCAAATTGCAGCCTTGTGGCTGGATAAGTGTCATTGGTGGGGCCTCGGGAAGAGTCGGGAGCAAACCATCGTCCTCATTCTTCAAGAAACACCACCAGCAACCCAGGGTCGCGTTGGGGCGAATCCTCACGAGCCGACCTCCCCAACCGCCATGAGTTGAGTAGGCACAAATGTAGGGCAGAGAACGTGCACGAGCCATTGCTGATACGAGCATGTGCAAACCTGGATCAGCGGTCGCATCGAAAACCAGGTCAATGCCATCTAACAATCGCGTTTCCGTCGCGAGGTCCAGGCCGCCCATTGATACAGCGGAGCCCACGCGCGTCTCGCTGACGGTTACCTTCGTTCGCGGGAAGTTCTCGCGAAGAAAGGCGTTTAGCGCCCAACCCTTCGCTTCGCCCGAATGCACAACCCCAAGCGGCCAACGGACGACCGTGCCCGGCTCGATGAAATCGGGTTCCACCAGGCGGAGGTCGCCGATTCCGGCTTTGGCCAGCTCGATAGCCACTGGGGCGCCCACGCACCCGAGTCCGATGATGGCGACCGCTTTGCCTTCAAGTGAAGAAAGTTCCGGTATGCGGAGGAGCATGTCTTGGTTGCCGGCGCGGCCGGCTCTGGCGAAATACGTCGCAGGCAGTGCCTTTCCATCTCGAAAACCGTTCCGCCGTACAGGGTGTTCGACGACAAAAAGCCATCCGTCCCCAGATGATTCTCGCTGTTTGATTTCTTCAGGAAAAATAATCCCTGTGATTAGCGGCGCGCTGCTTGGCCTCCCCAGCGGCCGTGGACTCATTTGCTGGCGTACCATCTCAAGAAAACGCGTGGCCTGAAATTCGAGGATCGGCGCAGCAACGCGTGACCAATCGCCAGAAAAAGTCGCGGCGTTGTATAGATCTCGCAAAGCAGGGTCGGCAACGGCGACGATTTGGCCCGAAGGATCTCGAAGTTCGAGCACGGCCGCGCTAATCGTCTTTTCGGTGAGGTACCGACAACCGACTAGCATCGTACCCGAGCTGCAAGTGGACAGATTCCAGGATGAATCGACCAGCACAATTGAACTGGGCGCGTACGGATAATAAGCACTGACGGGCTCCGCCTGTTCGGCCTCTTGGCCTGCGGCCGCAGATTTATCCTTGCTAATGCCTAGCTCCAATACACGCGGTAGGCGGTCACGAAGGCATTCGGCAAGGTAATCTTCCGGTCCCCAGCTCCCGGTGTTCGCGAACAGGCAGAGGTTCTTTGCGAATGGGTTCTGATGATGTTCCAGCGCGAGACTCTTCGCGAAAAGCTCGAAGCGAGTGTGCGGGTAGGTTGGTGGGAATTCCGCAACCATCTCGACAGACTGTTCCTGTGCCGTCAATGACAGCGCCATCGTCAGCACACCTCTTCTGGCGTCCTGCTCTTGAACTGTGAACTCAATCCCAGCATCCCTGAGCGCATCGAGTTCGAACTTGAGGCGCTCAGGAATGCGCTCCCACCAGGGCTTCACCCCACCTCCCTGTGATGAGGAGGTCGCGGCGGATTTGGCGGCCCCGGCGGATGGCCCGGCTTGGGTGGGTGTTCATGTTGAGGAGACGATTCCGGCTCCCGCGGCTTCTGGTCTGGTTTCGACATTTAATCTCCTAGGAATCAGGTTTGTTTAGGCCGAAAGGAAATCCTCGATCCCATGGCTCAGCAAATGCTCCGCCAGGGTCCGGCATCCACGGTCGCAGTTGGGGGTTGATAGCAATATGCAAGCGGCGCCGACCCAAAGCAACGCCGCAAGCCAGCCCGAGTTCTTCGGTGTTGTCACGCTCAATTCCCTCCGTTCCGATTTTCCGTGCATGTTTCATTTGTGAGTGCTAATCTCCCAAATGATGAACATGAGGGGACTGTACGCCACTCGGCTTCCTTTGTCAAACTGTGTTTTATATTTGAGACAGGAGGGTAGGCGATGACGCTTTTGCGCCTCGGGGCAGCGCTCCGTGATAGAAGGGGCACGCGCGGCGTTCGCGAGCTTGCGGCGGAAATTGGAATCAGTCCGGCTACGCTATCGCGCGTTGAAGGGGGCAAGCTTCCTGACCTGGTCACTTTCCGGAAAATTTGTGTCTGGCTGAAAATCGATCCGGCACAAATCCTAGGCCTTCCCGGTGCTCAGGAGGGGTCAACCGAGCCCTCAATTCCGGACTCGATGACGGTAGCCGTTCACCTTCGGGCAGATGCGCAACTGTCCCAAGAAGCCGCCGGCGATTTGGCCGCGCTAATTCTTGCCGCCCAAAGAGAACTGGCTGGCAGAGTACGGGATGGGCGTGCCGATGTTCCGTCGTGGGTTTAAGACGTGGTCGGAGGAGACCGCAGCTCATGTTAGACAAGCGCTCCAGATTGCAATGGACGCGCCTCTGGAGCCACTGCGTATGGCCGAGTATTTAAGTGTTCCGGTTCTACGGCCTCTGGATCTTTCGGGACTTGCGCCGGAGGTTATCGGCCGCCTGTCGGCCTCGCACCGCGAAGCGTGGTCGGCGATTACGGTAGCCAATGGCCGGCACAAGCTCATCGTCATTAATCCGGCGCATTCGCAGGCACGTCAAAATAGCAGCCTCGCCCATGAGCTTGCGCACATAATTCTTGACCATGAGCCCTCGTTGATGTTCATGGCGCCCGGGAGCGGCGCTGTGTTGAGGACGCACAACAAGGAGCAAGAGGACGAAGCGGGATGGCTTGCAGGGACTCTGCTGCTCCCAAGAGCGGCGCTTCTTAAGATCAGACGCAGGCGGCTCACGAACGAGGAGGCTTGCACCGAATACTTCGTCAGCGCAGCCATGCTCCGGTTCCGACTCAACGCAACCGGTGTCAATGTGCAAATCAGGCGTGCCGGTCGGATTTGAACGGTTTGCAAAGCAGGCCGCCCATGAATGCACGAAGACTGGCTGCATCAACCGATATGCATAGTGTTCCGGAACACTCCTGTCCTGCCAACGTTCGGCAAACGCTTGCTTTATCTTCTCCGGCCGACAAGCGATTGCACGGTGTTCTCAAAGAGCTTGCATTGAAAGGACGGCTGGAGTGCGACATGCGCGATGCCGAAGCTGGCCTGCCGAACCTCCCGCCGACCCTCAAGGGGAAATGAAAACACCCCCACAAGCGCTGGCTTTCTGGCGTGGCTCGCCACTTTTTGCCCTGGTCGCTCCCGCTGGTCGCTCGGAGTGCGGGCTTCGATTCCCGGCAGGGTCCGCCCACTGGCGCTCAGGGCTCCTCCAAGCTGCCACCGAATTCAGGTGTTCCGCTTAATCACGCTCAGAACTTGGCTGAATTTCACGCAAGTCGAGCAATAGAAAAGTCTCAATCGTTCGCCCCGGCTTTTTGGTCTCGCGCTTCCGTAAGACCGCCTGCCAACGCCGCCCGACGAGCTGCTCCTGATGTATGCGTTCGAGATATGTTTCACTGAAAATCTCCGCAACTTTTCCGGAGATGAGTTCGCCTCCGGGATACGTCCTGAACTCAAACCGACGCCCGTACGGTACTACCCCTATCAGTTCTCCCTCGACCGGAATGTCGTCCTCTGCAATCTCGGTGGCTTCGACTCTACTGTATGCCCTTTCGATTGCAGCTTGATCAAACGGCATCTCTCGCTCGTCCTCGACAAGCCGGAATACTGCATGCTCACTGCGAATCTCCTTAAAGAAGTCCCTCAGGGACGAAAATATCCGTGGATTTATCTCTTCAACCAGAGCGCTGAACGGACGATCGTCTTCGGCCGCGACTTGCTCCATGTAATCGGTTACCTTGCTGATTGTTTGCTTTAGCGGCGTTGGGAAGAGCGGTTCACCTCGCTCGTCAAGTTCCTCCAACAAGAACCCGACCGATCCGTGGACAAGGTTCGTGATGTGGAGTCGTGTGGCATCGCGATCCTTAATCTGTCCTCGCAATGCCAAGGCGCCACACTGGAGAGTTGCCCCGACTTTCGACACAAGATCCTGATAAGTGGATACAATGGAAGAAGCGAAATCGGCCTGAATTCCGCGGCTGCCGATGACGGGGCCACCCCCAAAGTATAGTGCGACTGCGGCTCGCCGTTCCTCCATAGTGTCGAGTTCGGCTAATCTGCCTCGTAGCTCTTGGACTCGCGAGCTAAATCCTAGCAGGCCTACGGGATCATTTGCCGGAAGTGAACCGAGGATCGCTTCAACCGACGCGATCTCAGCAACGAGCTGGTCCCGCTCGATTTTGCGAATCATGGCTGTATCCCCGGCATAAGCAGTGCGGCTGCGGCATGGTCCGCTGCCGTGATTGCAAGTGGCACCTCTAACATGCCCTTCCATTCGCCCGTCACCCTCCTGTGTGAAAAGAGGCCATACCAGTAGCGAGTCTGAGCAACCAGCGTTAGTGGATCGATGTCCAGATCCACGAAGTAGGAATCGCAGTGATAATTTTGTTTATTCGATAAAGGATGGAACAAGGTCGAGTTCGAGGCGAAGAACTCGGCCCATAATGGGTCGGAACGCAAATGCGGTGGGCGCCGGAAGAAGGTCACAACGTCGAGATCGTTCGGATTACGGCTTTCCCGAACTTCAATCAACTCTGTAAAGCTGCCATCTAGCCACTGGAACCCGTCATTCAGACCTGCCTTTTGTAAGGCCAGCCTGAACTGAAGGAATCCTCGAAAGATCTCGGATCGCTTCGCGGTGTGCGACAGTGCTCTGGCTACGACCTCGACCGAAGTAGGATATGGTGCCAAGGATTGCGGCTGCGCGGGATTGGTGCCGCAGTATGGCGGGAGTAACCCGGCCAGTGTGAATGCTGGCAAGGCCGTGAAGAGCACTGAAGGGGTGTAAGTTGGAGTACCCATCGGGCCGAAAAACAATCAGCGGAAAACATATATCGAACAGGTTTGAACGCGCCGCAAAGCCGAGGCTTGAATTCTAGCGCGCATACGATCACCTGAGCGATCTTCGAACATTAACAGCTTGCCATGAGGAAAGTGTATGGCCAAAGCGCGCTTGCCCGATGGCGATTTAGCGGGGCCGCTGGGGTTAACCAGAGGGTTACCGATCGCCGCGCGATCTCTTACGGTTCGGTTAGCGTAGAGCTTCGGATTGTACGCATCCGGATGCCGCTCGGGCCCTCAGCCTCTCGCTTCTCGCGCCGCCAGGCTATAACCGCTTTGATTCCGCTCTAAGAGCGGCGGTTTTGCGAAGCGCTCCCGGAGCAGGGCGGGCGTCCCAAGCGGAGCTGGGGCGTAGGGGCTCCAGCGCAGCGGGCCGTCGGCCTTTGAGAGCGGGGCAAACGACGCAGTGCGTCGTTTGCGGGCGAAGCCCGGCTGGGTGCCCGCGACCATATAATGAACTGTGGCCGCTTCGTCCTATAAAAGCACATTGAATCTGCCAGTGACGAAGTTTCCGATGAAGGCGAATTTGCCTGCCCGGGAACCCGAGTGGCTGGCGCGCTGGCACGATCTGGGCCTCTATGAGCGCATCCGCGAGACCCGTCGCGGGCAGCCGGTGTTCCTGCTTCACGACGGCCCGCCCTACGCCAACGGCGCCATTCATCTCGGAACCGCGCTGAACAAAGTCCTGAAGGATTTCGTCGTCAAATCCAAGACCATGGCCGGCTTCGATTCCCCTTATGTGCCCGGCTGGGACTGCCATGGCCTGCCCATTGAAATCAAAGTCGATCAGGAGCTGGGGCCGAAAAAGCGCGAGTTGAGCGCGCTCGAAATCCGCCGCCGCTGCGAAGCCTATGCCCGCAAGTACGTCGACTTGCAGCGTCAGGGGTTTGAGCGCCTGGGCGTGCTGGGGCAGTGGCAACAGCCCTACCTGACGCTGAACTCCAGCTACGAAGCTGCCATTGCGCGGCAACTGCTCGGCTTCATCGAGCAAGGCTATGCCTACAAGGGCCTGCGCGCTGTGTATTGGTGCATTCACGACCAGACGGCGCTGGCCGAAGCGGAAGTTGAGTACAAGCAGCACCGCAGCCCCACCGTGTGGGTGCAGTACGCCTACGCCGGCGGCAAGCTGCCCGCCGGACTTTCCGGCGAAAACCTCTTCGCGGCCGTGTGGACCACCACGCCCTGGACGCTGCCCGCCAGCATGGCGCTCGCCTTCCATCCCGAACTCGAGTACGTCGCCGTCAAGCACACCAACGGCCGCGTCTACGTCATGGCCGCGGCGCGCATGGCGGCAACATCGGATGCCATCGGTGCTGCCTGGACCGACGCCGAAGTCGTAGCCCGCTTCTGCGGCAAGGATATCGAGGGCGTGCGCTTCCGCCATCCCTGGCTGGAGCGCGACATTCCCGCCGTGTTGGCCGACTACATCACCACCGATCAGGGCAGCGGTATTGTCCACACCGCGCCCGGCCACGGTGCCGAAGATTTCGCCACCGGCGAAAAATACAAGCTGCCGATTCTCTGCCCGGTCGACGGCACCGGCAAATTCTTTGGACCGGAAACCGCGCCCTTCACCGGCCAGCAAATCTTTGCCGCCAATCCAGCGATCATCGAGCACCTGCGCTCGATCGGCGCCCTCCTGGCCGAAGCGCCCCTCGATCACTCCTACCCGCACTGCTGGCGCTGCCATCAGCCCATCATCTTCCGGGCCACGGAGCAGTGGTTCATCGGCATGGACCGGCTCGCGCTGCGCGAAAAGGCGCTGGAGGCCATCGCCGGCGTGCGCTGGATGCCGGACTGGGGCGGCGAGCGCATTCATCAGATGGTCGCCTCGCGGCCCGACTGGTGCATCTCGCGCCAGCGCGTCTGGGGCGTACCTATTCCAGTCCTGGCCTGTACGCAATGTCATGCCTACCTGCGCGACAAGGCCACCGATGAGCGCATCATCGCCGCCTTTGCCGCCGAAGGCTCGAACGTCTGGTTCGAACGCCCGGCCTCGGCCTTCATCGCTCCCGGCGCGCGCTGCGCCCAGTGCGGCGCCGGCGAGTTCGTCCAGGAACACGACATCGTCGACGTCTGGTTTGAGTCCGGCTGCAGTCAGGCCGCGGTGCTCAACCAGCAAACCGGACTCCCTTTTCCCGCTGACATGTATCTGGAGGGTGGCGATCAGTACCGCGGCTGGTTCCAGTCCTCCCTGCTGGTTGCGGTGGGCATGCGCGGCGCCGCGCCCTACCGGCAAACCCTCACCCATGGCTGGGTGGTCGATGCCCAGGGCCACACCATGCACAAATCGCTCGGCAACGCCATCGAGCCGGATGAGATTGTGGGCAAGTATGGCGCTGAAATTTTGCGGCTCTGGGTGGCGAGCAGCGATTTCCGCGAAGAAATCAGCCTGTCGGACGATTTGCTGCAGCGGATCACCGAAGCCTACCGCAAGGTGCGCAACACCTTCCGCTACCTGCTCGGCAATCTGCACGCCTTCGAGCCGGCGCGCGACGCCGTGACGGAAACCGAACTCGAGAGCCTTGACCGCTACATGCTGCGCCAGGTGGCGCGCCTGGCGCGCGAGGTCGAGCAGGAATACGCCGACTACGCCTTTCACCGCGCCTGGCGCCGGCTGGCCGATTTCTGCGCCATCTCCCTCAGCGCCTTTTATCTCGATGTGCTCAAAGACCGGCTCTACACCTTCGCTCCGCGCAGCCCCCAGCGCCGCAGCGCCCAAACCGTCCTCTGGCACACCCTGCGCGTTCTGGTCCGCCTGACGGCGCCGATTCTGGCCTTTACTGCCGATGAAGTCTGGGCCGACATGGCCGCCGAGGGCCTGGCGGATGGCCCCGCGCCACTGCGCGCCAGCGTCCATCTGCAAACCTACACGGAGGTTGCGGCGTGGCTGCCAGGCGGGGCGGCGGAGGAAGATCGCTGGGCCACGCTACTGGAGTGGCGCGAAGAAGCGCTCAAGGCGCTGGAGCAGGCGCGCCAGGAAAAGCGCATCGGCACCAGCCTCGAAGCTCGCCTGGAGCTGGTGGCGCCGGCCGCGGAGCGGGCGCTCCTCCAGGCCGAACTGCCGCAGCTTCCCGCCCTCTTCATCGTGTCGCAAGTCGAGCTGAGCGCGGACAGCGGCTCCCGTAGTGTCCGCGTCCATCGCGCCCGCGGCCTGAAATGCGAGCGCTGTTGGAATTATGCTGAAGATGTGGGCGCCGATGCGGCGCACCCCACGCTCTGTGCGCGCTGCGTGCGCGCCCTGGCGGAAATGGCGGCGCCGGTGGCGCACGGCAAGTAGCGGAGCATGGCACACGGATTCCAATTGAAACATTTGCTGGCCGGCGTCGCGGTCTTCGTCGCCGACCAGTGGTCGAAGGGACTGATCGACCGCACCCCGCAGTATTTCGATCACACCGTCATCCCCGGCCTGTTCCGCATCATTCACGCCGACAATCCCGGCGTGGCCTTCGGCCTGTTTCAATACTCCTCGCCGGGGTTTCGCGATCTGCTCATTACGGCATCGAGCATCGCCCTGCTGATCGTGCTGGCGCTGCTCTGGAAAAATAAACAGTCCTCGCGCACCGGCTACGCCATGGCGCTGATCGTCGGCGGCGCCTGCGGCAATCTGCTCGACCGGGTGTTGCATGGCCAGGTCGTGGACTTCCTGCTCTTCTATGTGGGCAGCCATAGCTGGCCGGTCTTCAATCTCGCCGACAGCGCCATCGTCATCGGCGCCGCCCTGCTGGTCTGGGAGATCATCCATGACCAGCCCGCCCCCTATCCTGCTCCCACCCCAGCCCCCGACAAGGAGATAACCTAGCTACTAGCTCCGAGCTGAAAACACATGTTCCCCGTCCTCTACAATTTCGGCTTCTTCACCCTCCACACCTACGGCCTGCTGGTCGCCATCGGCTACCTGATGGGCATCTACGTGGCCCGCCACTATGCCCGCCGCTTCGGCCTCGATCCCGACCGGATTTTCAATCTGGCCGTGTATCTGGCCATCGCGGCCATCGTGGGCGCCAAGCTGTTTCTGGTCATTCAGGATTTCCATTTTTACGTGCGCGAGCCGCGCGCCCTGCTCAACATCGGCTTTCTGGAGTCGGCTGGCATCTTCTACGGGGGCCTGCTGTGCGCCTTGCTGGTGCTGACACTTTATGTTTACCGCCAGAAGCTGCGCTGGCTGGCGGTGGGCGATGCCATCGCGCCCGGCGCCGCCGTGGGCCAGGCGATCGGCCGCCTGGGCTGCTTTTCCGCCGGCTGCTGCTGGGGCAAGGCGACCACCGGCTTTTTCGGCTATACCTTCCATAACGCCTACGCCCACGCCACCGTGGGCGTGCCGCTGGGCATCAAACTCTACCCCACGCAGTTGCTCATGTCGGCGGGTGAATTCGTGATTTTCCTGGTGCTCTGGCGCGTGGCCAAACGCCGCGCCTTCGAAGGCCAGATCATGGCGCTCTACCTGATCTGCTACGGCGTCTTCCGTTTCCTGATCGACTTCCTGCGCTACTACGAACCCTCCGCCATGCTCTTCGGAGGCCTGATGACCGACGCCCAATTTACCAGCCTCTGCCTCATCGCCCTGGCGGTAGTGATCTGGGCCGTGCGCGGCCGCCGCCCCGTCGCCGCCGCCACTGCCGCGTAAGGCGCCGCACCGCGCCTCAGCACCCCATCATCCCTCGCTCGCTGCCAACTGGTTTAAACTAGTTTGATGAAGACGATAGGTGCATTCGAAGCCAAGACCCATCTCGCCGAACTGCTGGATCAGGCGCAAGCCGGCGAGGCGATCACCATTACCCGCCACGGATCGCCCGCGGCCGTCTTGATGCCGGTGCAAATGGCCACCCGGTTGTCGCACCCCGAGATCATTGCCGGCTTGCGTGCGCTGCGGGAGCAGATCCGGCCGGACGCACTTTCCGTACGGGATATGGTGCGGGCAGGCCGCCGCCGGTAATGACCGCCGTTATCGACGCCTCCTTGGCGCTGGCGTGGTACTTCCCTGATGAAAGCAGCGCCCTGGCAGAGGCAGTGCTGCGACATCTGGAGGGTGCGGCGCTTTTCGTGCCGGCGCTCTGGGCCAGCGAGATCGCTAACGGCATCGTCGT contains:
- a CDS encoding ImmA/IrrE family metallo-endopeptidase, which produces MGVPMFRRGFKTWSEETAAHVRQALQIAMDAPLEPLRMAEYLSVPVLRPLDLSGLAPEVIGRLSASHREAWSAITVANGRHKLIVINPAHSQARQNSSLAHELAHIILDHEPSLMFMAPGSGAVLRTHNKEQEDEAGWLAGTLLLPRAALLKIRRRRLTNEEACTEYFVSAAMLRFRLNATGVNVQIRRAGRI
- the lspA gene encoding signal peptidase II, which translates into the protein MAHGFQLKHLLAGVAVFVADQWSKGLIDRTPQYFDHTVIPGLFRIIHADNPGVAFGLFQYSSPGFRDLLITASSIALLIVLALLWKNKQSSRTGYAMALIVGGACGNLLDRVLHGQVVDFLLFYVGSHSWPVFNLADSAIVIGAALLVWEIIHDQPAPYPAPTPAPDKEIT
- a CDS encoding XRE family transcriptional regulator; this encodes MTLLRLGAALRDRRGTRGVRELAAEIGISPATLSRVEGGKLPDLVTFRKICVWLKIDPAQILGLPGAQEGSTEPSIPDSMTVAVHLRADAQLSQEAAGDLAALILAAQRELAGRVRDGRADVPSWV
- a CDS encoding prolipoprotein diacylglyceryl transferase; amino-acid sequence: MFPVLYNFGFFTLHTYGLLVAIGYLMGIYVARHYARRFGLDPDRIFNLAVYLAIAAIVGAKLFLVIQDFHFYVREPRALLNIGFLESAGIFYGGLLCALLVLTLYVYRQKLRWLAVGDAIAPGAAVGQAIGRLGCFSAGCCWGKATTGFFGYTFHNAYAHATVGVPLGIKLYPTQLLMSAGEFVIFLVLWRVAKRRAFEGQIMALYLICYGVFRFLIDFLRYYEPSAMLFGGLMTDAQFTSLCLIALAVVIWAVRGRRPVAAATAA
- a CDS encoding energy transducer TonB; translated protein: MADQRNAPANGPSDEIFHLEQESALKEFWARIKETIRPPKAPELVLESKPIPVKDIWSPPQPLSSRLKSLGIHVAVIVIVLLPFWRPVRAKVEKALTVQSIYLPSALEPVKAVPVRMIRLSGGGAPVLNAPKKVQTPHPNPVNITPTLLAPVMAQSLPSFGSLGPISGPPGSGGGVNGGPGGMGRGSAGGTCTGPDCVEAGSVAASAPVGIYEPDPEYTDAARKARFQGTCVLSVVIGSDGRVSDPKVVQPLGLGLDQKALQAVLRWRFQPARDKHGKPIAVVAQIEVNFHLY
- a CDS encoding isoleucine--tRNA ligase, giving the protein MKANLPAREPEWLARWHDLGLYERIRETRRGQPVFLLHDGPPYANGAIHLGTALNKVLKDFVVKSKTMAGFDSPYVPGWDCHGLPIEIKVDQELGPKKRELSALEIRRRCEAYARKYVDLQRQGFERLGVLGQWQQPYLTLNSSYEAAIARQLLGFIEQGYAYKGLRAVYWCIHDQTALAEAEVEYKQHRSPTVWVQYAYAGGKLPAGLSGENLFAAVWTTTPWTLPASMALAFHPELEYVAVKHTNGRVYVMAAARMAATSDAIGAAWTDAEVVARFCGKDIEGVRFRHPWLERDIPAVLADYITTDQGSGIVHTAPGHGAEDFATGEKYKLPILCPVDGTGKFFGPETAPFTGQQIFAANPAIIEHLRSIGALLAEAPLDHSYPHCWRCHQPIIFRATEQWFIGMDRLALREKALEAIAGVRWMPDWGGERIHQMVASRPDWCISRQRVWGVPIPVLACTQCHAYLRDKATDERIIAAFAAEGSNVWFERPASAFIAPGARCAQCGAGEFVQEHDIVDVWFESGCSQAAVLNQQTGLPFPADMYLEGGDQYRGWFQSSLLVAVGMRGAAPYRQTLTHGWVVDAQGHTMHKSLGNAIEPDEIVGKYGAEILRLWVASSDFREEISLSDDLLQRITEAYRKVRNTFRYLLGNLHAFEPARDAVTETELESLDRYMLRQVARLAREVEQEYADYAFHRAWRRLADFCAISLSAFYLDVLKDRLYTFAPRSPQRRSAQTVLWHTLRVLVRLTAPILAFTADEVWADMAAEGLADGPAPLRASVHLQTYTEVAAWLPGGAAEEDRWATLLEWREEALKALEQARQEKRIGTSLEARLELVAPAAERALLQAELPQLPALFIVSQVELSADSGSRSVRVHRARGLKCERCWNYAEDVGADAAHPTLCARCVRALAEMAAPVAHGK
- a CDS encoding energy transducer TonB translates to MSCAGKVLRNLPPLGAVSAIGSEGGMALFADYESSPDQPFWRQLVEEVREWMHPTPRPELQLESKPIPVKDIWSHEQRTRQRIISVAIHVAVIAVILLPIWHAVHLPVQKQEQAELIPTLFAPGGSLPKMHRLAGGGTPVHLPAPPTLQAVDAQAQPVSAPLQLMPATAEANVPLPAFGNLGPVAGPPGTSFGHSGAGPGGPGNSPSGGGDCVSGLCEPGGDVSEPIPIYEPNPEYSDAARRAKFQGTVIVAVIIGTDGHVHDPKVIRRVGLGLDQKAVQAVTLWRFRPAMKNGRPVRVLADIEVNFRLF
- a CDS encoding type II toxin-antitoxin system prevent-host-death family antitoxin, yielding MKTIGAFEAKTHLAELLDQAQAGEAITITRHGSPAAVLMPVQMATRLSHPEIIAGLRALREQIRPDALSVRDMVRAGRRR